A single Triticum dicoccoides isolate Atlit2015 ecotype Zavitan chromosome 2A, WEW_v2.0, whole genome shotgun sequence DNA region contains:
- the LOC119359704 gene encoding LIM domain-containing protein PLIM2b-like, translating into MSFTGTQDKCFACEKTVHFIDLLTADGVIYHKTCFKCSHCKGILSMCSYSSMDGVLYCKTHFEQLFKETGSFSKKFTPGNKSGDKNELSRVPSKLSAAFSGTQDKCAACTKTVYPLEKMTLEGDAYHKSCFKCSHGGCILTTSSYAALNGVLYCKIHFQQLFMEKGSYSHMKKKSPSQEVLPDLVAAAEEQPAAEAAPPQDEE; encoded by the exons ATGTCTTTCACCGGCACGCAGGACAAGTGCTTTGCGTGCGAAAAGACGGTCCATTTCATCGACCTCCTCACGGCGGACGGCGTCATCTATCACAAGACCTGCTTCAAATGCAGCCACTGCAAAGGGATCCTCTCG ATGTGCAGCTATTCTTCCATGGACGGTGTCCTCTACTGCAAGACGCACTTCGAGCAGCTCTTCAAGGAGACAGGGAGCTTCTCAAAGAAGTTCACACCGG GTAACAAATCTGGCGACAAGAATGAACTG TCAAGGGTCCCAAGCAAGCTATCCGCTGCCTTCTCCGGTACTCAGGATAAGTGTGCAGCCTGCACGAAAACAGTGTATCCACTCGAAAAG ATGACTCTGGAGGGCGACGCATACCACAAGAGCTGCTTCAAGTGCTCCCACGGGGGCTGCATCCTAACCACCTCCTCCTACGCCGCCCTCAACGGTGTCTTGTACTGCAAGATCCATTTCCAGCAACTCTTCATGGAGAAAGGAAGCTACAGCCACATGAAGAAGAAGAGCCCCTCGCAGGAGGTGTTGCCCGATTTGGTGGCGGCAGCCGAAGAGCAACCGGCCGCAGAGGCGGCACCGCCGCAAGATGAAGAATAG